DNA sequence from the Fusarium verticillioides 7600 chromosome 2, whole genome shotgun sequence genome:
AGATTTTCCTGTAAGGGTTTAGCATCTGACGATGGCCGATAGTTCGGCGAACTTTCACGTAAAGCATGACAACCAGAGGAAACCCTTAGAAGTACGGATAAAACTGTCGAAAGCTCGATACGGAACAAACTGGGGTCGAAGAGCGAGGCTCAAAATAGAGCTTGAACTTAACTACCGAGGTGTTCTGTGTGCCTGTGATCACTGTAGTGCTGACATTTGAGTCCTCAGAATCCAATGGTGTTGAGTAGCAGTGCGTTGTAAGATTGTATGCCGGCACTTTCATACGGCAAGAAAAGATTGTATGTGCCTCTGGGacacttcatcatcaaactcataTAGGCTGTGAGTGTATTGACTTATTCAATACAGCAGCAGGCTGTTTCAATTAGTATGCTGAGTGATTGATATCGTAACCACAGCCCCCACTAACATCTGCCGAATACTCTATTGCCTGAGCCTCAACATACATCGAGCGGCCGCCCTGGCGCCTTACCCTGCTAATGCACCGAAACTCCTCCGCCGCTCACGATAACCTTGACCAGGAAAGAGTCACCTGTCATTGCATTCAGAGTTTCTGGTACTAGTAGGGATGACTTTGCAGACAATTTCCTAGGGCTATGAGGCAGTAACCTCTGTTGTCTTCAGTCCCGAGTATGTACGGCGCAGCCATCATTGAAGCTATCGTGAACCCTGAACCAATATCCTGGCAGACTACCTAACTTTAGTTGCGAGGCTGAAAACAaactttgcttcttcgcTTATGATACCATCTTTATACTACCTTAATTTATATCTCCGTGATAGTTGTAGATGCAGGGCTTGATAGAacgttcttctcgtcttcttctggaTATTCTGAGAATGGCCCCTATTGTGGCGGCGAAGGCTGCCTCATGGTGTGCTCATGCACTACTTGTGTAAACGGTGTGTATTGACGAAGCTTTGAATAGAAACTCCCGGACTTAGTTATCTGGAACTCTCTAATTCATCCCAGTAACGTCGCTGAGAGTCTCCAAGCCCTTGACAAGTATGCATATCTGTTTCGGCTCTGTCAATCACGTATTGTGTATAGCATCTTGGGTGTGCTTACGAGAACTCGGCATATAACCATTGAGGCTTGCAACCTCACAGTATGATAGATCAACCCACTCGGATATTTGTCGCTGCACATCGTAGTTTCGAGGTCAGTATTCCACCTAGCTGCACATGGAGAAGCCCCGGTAGTTGTATATAAATAACTTCGAGGCTCTCGTTGCTTGGCTTGTGCTTTTATTACCATCTCCAATAGTGTtcatgtgatgatgatttgcTGCTGTATGACCTTAACCCTGTCTAAGATAATTCGTTGATCTCTTTCTATCGATAAGCCGGATTGCTCATGGCCATTGTGGAATAAACTGTGAGTATTGTTATAGCATAGGAGACATATGCGACTTGAGATATCGTGTTATTCTGCATGCATTGCCCAGTTGAGATTAATTACTGGAGTCAAGAAACGCAAGCTCATTGGATTGATAGGCATGACATGGCATGCGTGTTGTTAGTTACGTAGGCTTTCTAGATTGTTGACACACCTGAGGCCTGCATCACAAGGTGATGAGCGTCATGATGCACAGTCCATACCTGGCCGGTAATGTTGTATTAATCCGGAAGTTTCTGCCTTGTTCTGTACGTATCATGGCAGTATGGCTAGTGGATAGCTCCATGAATTGCCATAAGCCCAACAGTTGTCATGGATAGACCAGTCTAGATGACCATGATCTACACGACTAATGAACCAAAGACTCCACTTCATGAGGGGTCATGGATCTccttgaagagctgttggttgaACTCAATTGtttgtttgaggttgaaCTTGTTTCCCAATCTCGTCGACTTTTCTTGAACAAGGTAAACGGCCGACATGCATCTCAACATTCCATCGTGCGACACATTAACTGCTATATTGCCAAAGAGCCGATGCAAGGGGTCCTTTTCAGCTGAGAACTAGCAAAGTGGCCGCTAGAAAGAGACAGCTCCCCACAAGCAAACGATCAAAGAAAACAAGCGATTTTAGCTTGGCTAGCTCGCCGGTAGCTGACGAGTGGCATGAGTCAAAGAGCGACGGCTGCGTATTGTCAGCATGGCACGAGAGTTCCTACAGAACACAGTACTGTGCCTGATCGTATAGCTTGGCACgcagcaatgatgatgagttccttGGCTGTCATCAAGAAATTGAGGACCAACAGACGATAACTAACAACCAACATACATACTTTGATGGCTGCCAGGATTAATCGGACCTGTTCCGAGAAGGCAGGTTAGTCGGAAATAAAGAGAATAAGAGAAGGCAAAGGTTTCTTATTCAAGTCATCGGTGCGTATGGATTACCTCTGGCGATTTACGGTGAATTTTGGTTACTAAGAGTTGATGCTTCATACACACAGCATCAAGTGCCTCTACCAGTCCAAAACCCCTGTGGCACTCTACGGCATAACGAAAACGGCTTAGCCAGGTCTCATGAGTGCTTTGGATCTGCTATGCATGTCTTTGATTGCCTGTCAGTGTCTCAGTAACCGTCTCAATGCATATTCTCTCGTTCTCCCTTTTCAAACTGCCAGACACGAACCCTGTAATTATATCGTCATAAGCACAGGGCTTCCACTGTCTCAAACCCCCTTCGACCGTTTTTCGTGCATCGTCAAAGCGGAGCGAGCCGGCCTTCCAGAGACCAGacaagtcaaagtcaaagcacAACACCAGCGGGCACTATTCGTTGATCTTTGACAAGCTAAACCTTTTGCTATGTAGTTGCGTCTAAGTTATGGAGATCTAGCTCTCCAGAGCTATGACTGGAATGACACTGTCTGCTGCGAGTTGACGGATtggggctgttgatgatccGTCATGCTTCTGAGTGCAACCTCGGAAATGCAAGAGACGGCCGATTTATTAACGCCCACACCGCCGAGATATAGAATCGAATTCATCAGAAATTCCGTTTGTATTCGTCTCGAGCCAAGCGTCTAGTCAAGTTCTAGACCTTTTCATCCTTGTGgatcaacaaccaacattCTTAAGAAACTGGGGTTCTTTAATAACGACCATGATGAGACATTTTGAATCCATGTCGGCGCGGCACTTGTCGGCTGAAAGCCCTGCTCtgctgaagagaaaacaGGGCAAATTGCTTTGTTCAAGGATATGAACCTTGACCAACAGAGTCAAGTCTAGTCAGGTGATGAATTGTTGACGCCTGCAACCCGTAGAACCTTGCTGATCTCTCTGGTCAAGACTCCGTTGATCAGGAAACAGCATGACTGGGGACACCGCACGCGCTGCTTGTCCTCGCTTCAGAAGTGCCGAGCAGAACAAACGTCTCGAATTGAAAAACGTATCGAGATGGGAGGCGTATAGAAACTACGTACTATGGATATCTCTCTTGCCCGGGCGCAAACTTGAGCTTATTAGTTGGCCGTTGGACTAGCATCGCGGAAGCGAAGCCAAGCGAGGCCgatcaaggaaaagagaaaaagagccgaaaaggaaaaaagcCAGACTGCGAATCGGACAATGACAAGAATGGGTTGAACTGCCGTGACAGCTTGGCCTttctaggggaggaaagaaaactcaggaccttacCCAcaagtgataaaaatatttaggtaaatctaCCCTAAAtttaggggactctttactaagtttatttcgACACCCTGtgtcaaggttcggtgttttcttccCCCCGGAGGCCTTTCTCTCATTAGATAACGTTAGTGAACTATCGGTTGCGGAACTACTATAGGGAACAATCAACAGTCGATCATAGTGTGTTTTAGTTATTGTCATGTTACGAGCTGTTGATGCGACGTTGATATGCACTGCTATGTGAGATGATCcccttggcttggctgcGTAATGAGTTGTCCTTTAGCCGTTGGACATGGACACGCGGCGATGGCACAGCCTCTCTGGACGTTGAAGAACAGGTTGAATATGTATCAGCTGTTTGGGGTTACACTCGATTTTAACCAGGAAAATAAGAACCAACACGCTCCTCTCGAGGAAGTCATTGAGTTGAGGTCTGGCGAAGAGTGATTAGAATTTCCTGAGAACATGCCTAATATCCGACGGATTATTCACCTTTGAGACAATCCAAGAGGACATGTGGGCTTTCAAAGACGGAGATTGGTAAACCCTGtcttccttgaagaagatcgTCAAGTACGGACGGATATATACAGTGTCACTAACAACAAGTATCGGCATGCAGCACAATGACAAGTTCGTGAGGAACAAGGCTGATAGTTTCCACCTGTTGTGGCATTACCTATTATAGGAATTGCAGCGAACCGGTAGCCATGCGATATTCAGTTTATGCTCTGATCGCACAAACGATGGGAAGTGCGGTGTTGTGTTTCTCGACCTTCCTCTGTAGGTAGGTCGTTTCAGAGGAAGATCGTGCATAGGGAGGGTATGACAAGGGTTTTTGATGAGAAACCAGATAAAGAATTTTTTCCGTCGTCTAGAAGAAACTAAAGAAgaggtactccgtagtctATAACGCTTCGTTAATGAGTCCTTGTTGACCATGGGGTTGAAACTGAGGAAGCGTCGAATTTGTCTCTATAATTTTTTAAGAATGAGATAACTGTACTCTATAGTGATAATGGCATTGGGTTTTGGAAAATCACAACAGCACCCATGATTAGATAGATGTACCTGTAGGAAAGTCTTAGACTTGGGTGGTACAATGTGTCATCGACAACAGCAGAGGACCTGTCTATCACCACCACAAGCTTTCAGAGTGGTCTGTCATGATTACATATCAGACTGTGCCTGAGGAGACCCTCTCTGACCATCAAGCGACAACAATCTTGTCCTACCTGCAGTTTCAAAGCAATCAATCAAAGAATGGAAATAATGCATGTAAAGGTGGGGGTGCAGGGGTCTAAGTTCGTCAAGGGTTCAACGGCCAAGCGTCGGTTGTACAAAAAGCAAAAATTCTGAACTTGACATCAGactacatacatacattcGCGTTGGCCGATAAGCTCCAGATCGAATCGAGAAAACCACCATatcatgaggatgaggatgagaatgaaaaATAAGCGAAACTGATGTCGGGAGGTTTGGTATGCAAGCAAACACGGCATTCACGTAGATCCATTGCAATGTCCTACAAGCGCAAGAATCACCCGATTTAGGCTTCGAGGGCGATGTTCAACAACCTCCGTGTTTTTTTCTCCTTTCCGTCACCGAAGGTTCGGCACGAGGGAATGTCTTGCGGATATTGTGATAGAAGAGCCATGAGTAGCGGGCCGAAGGTTGGACAAGGCGAGATGCGATCGACGGAAGAGCGGTGCGTTTatttgtttcttcttccgtTTCTGAAGGATTCGTGCAACATGTTAAGTTGTCATGTCATATCATGCATGAACACTTCTGTTGTGAACAGGAGAATCCGCTGTGGTCATTGAAAGAGAAAACTCCTGTTGGTCTGGGTTTATTCAACAATAATAGCGGCAACAGTGTACGGTTTGAATCCTTGCGACTTGACTTGTCATGCATGAGCCTGTCTGTGCCAGAGAGGGCATCATGGGCCGTGGCTCAACTCAACAGCTCCACATGATCCCCGCTGGAAACATTCCCCGTTTACGAGTAGGCAGTTCTTCCAACACAGTATCAATCAGCAAGAGAGaagttgattgatgatatctGAGTTACATGAAGCGTGGCTGATCATTGGAGAGACCATTGGGCTTGAGAAATCTTGTCTCATTTATGGTGACCTCTCCATTATTTAACGTCAAAGCACAGAGCGAGACACCATTGACAGTTTTGTGTCAaaactcaacaccaagccaCAAACAACTAGACGCACAATTGGCTTAGCTCGACTGAACTAATCCCGTCCCTTAAAACGTCAGTCACATTTCTCACCCCAATGCATTTCATTGCGTGGCATCCCGCACATCTCGCACTCGCCTCAAGTTGACCCCCGTGGCATATCTTATCAAGTCCGATCACCTCGCAGGGGTCCTTGTTCAGTACTAAGGTTGATTGTTTCTAGGATGGTCTCTTTTAGAGTTCAGTGAGTCGGCCGTCTTCAATGCATGGTAACATGAGTATCTCAAAGCATCACGGGTACAGTTGTCAGTGTATCAGCAATGACACCTCATGATTACTTGCATGTTTCCCCTAACCTCTTCTCCACTGTTGGGGAGACAAGACGGAgctccatcttgatccaccatcaccgacaaAAATAGCTAGTAAACTTGGTATGGACTTAGAGCGTCAACTAACTCGCTACTCTTTTGACACCCTGATTCAAGGTCAGAggccctcttcctcaaagccGACATCAGCCAAGGCACTGCAAATAGCCTGGCCTGCACCGTGCCGCCGCGGCCGTGATTCCTGCCGCCCAGCCGCCGTTGTCCATCCTCCGACAATCCCTGTCATGGAATAATCTTTTTTtccccatctcatctttgccaAAAATCCCCCTCTCATTGAGCCTTTGCTCTGCTTTGCTATTTAGTGCTCAAGGGTGTTGTACGAGTGGTATGTAGTACATGCATTTTGTATGTACTATGCAGTGTGCCAGAGAGTTCCTCTGAAGTACACACCTGTTGGTGGTGTAGAGGGCATTGATGCTACACGCCCCTGGACCCCCTTAGAGAAACACCCCGTCTTGTAGGCTCGTTCGCTCTGTTtacccttctcctctctctgCCACTCTCTGCAGCGACCTTGCTTTACCTTGACCATGACCTTGAACCATGCAATGCCAATATgcattgcatctgcatctgcatctctcTGCTATTACTACTGTGCTGCAATAAAATCTCTCGCCATCCCCATCCCGCCTTTTCGCTCGCATGGCATCCTTACCCATACCACCCATGTTCATGCTTGTTCTGCTCCCCTCCCTCTGACACCAACCCTCTCTCCATCTTATTCTCTTTTTCGTCTATTGGGCTACGTACAGGCTTAGGTTATCACTCTGCATCTCTAATTGCCTGCCTCTCCCTTCgtcctctttctttctttctctcttctaCACCATCCCattcaacctcctcctctcttcccACTGCAGCCGATCTCTCGTCGAATCTCGGCTCCTTGGCTCCTCTTCTCATTCTGACCCTTCACCTTTACCGCTTCAGGGTTTAAATCGTTCCAACTCCCGCGCCCTAAGCAGCAAActctcagccagcttcaGCCCTTAACCGCCCTGAGCCAAGCTCAAAACTACCCCGTCATTAGTGGACTGTGGCTTGCCCTCGCCCGTCCAGAGACCATTCAGCCAATCCGAGGAGCTTAGAAGGCCACTGGAAGTGCAAGATCGGATAAGACTAAGACCCTAGACAGGGCTGTTCGGATCGGGTCCATACATCCTGGGAGTCGTTACTTGGACTCTCTAAAACGCTTCAATTCCCGTCTTCCGCGCTCTCTAGCTTCCATCTCTCCCCGCCGCACTCCCACTACCCACCCGGCCACTTCTTCCCTAGAAGGCCTGAGCCTCCGTCCGACCTGCCGAGTCCCTTGCCCTGTTGAGACAAGACGACACGAGACGAGACGTAAGCGATCAACTGAGGAACCGCTCACAGTGGACTTTTCGCAGTTGCAAACCTTTCTTTCACCTCCGtcctcatctcttctccGAGTCCTCAGCTGTTGGTTCTACCTATTCTCTTCACAACCAATATTCAAGCATCGCGCCAGGTTCGTTCCATCTTAGTGGACCCATCAAGTGTCAGACCAGGCCTGAACCAAACCAAGTCCAACTCGAATCATTTCGTTTCAACCAACCAGCCTTGGCTCTTTAATCTTAAACACCTACGACATCCTCTATTCTCCTGCAACTTTGGCATTtgtcttgaagctctttgaccttgtGCCCAATCCATATCAAATTGCATTAACGCATTTGTACACCTTTCTACCCTTTCTTGTCCAGAGAGAACCTTTGTATCATCTAACGACGCCTACGACGATTACGACCATCACGAGACAAAAGAGGGCTGATACGAGTCTCACCCAAGAAACGATCCAATTTCTATGCCTCTGTCCTACCTGAGTGCTATGGTGCTTGCTTTACCAATTATTTCTCACTGATTCTATTTGATACCCACGAATTGGACTTTGATCCATCCGAGACACGAAACGCTGCCGATCACCCTACCTTTATTTGCCACCAGGTCCCCGATCAAGTCAAATCACCCAACTTGCCTCATTCGCCGTAGGTCTGCAAACACGCAGCTACCAGCTCTAGCATATATTGTAATTCCTCAATCCGACAGCTAGGGAGTCGGGTGAACATCACCTGGCCCCTATACCTTCAGCCAACACGGCTCCACCGCTAGAAACAGACTTCCGCGACATGGCTATGGATGCGCTTAAGAATCTTGTCAATAACGTTCCGGACTGGTTACAGCGACTTGACGACCTCAGTGGCCAGATCGACCGACGCCAGGCCGAGCTGGCCGCTGTTGCTGCCGCGGAGGGCAAAAGTGCGGAGACAAAGTCGCTTCGCAACAAAGGCTCAACCGAGTCACTCAAGCCTAAAGATGATCCTCCAGTAGTTCACGCCGAGGCCCCAGCGAATAAGGACATCCTCGAAGATGGCGTAGGTGACAACACAGCACAGACACCAGTCAAGCCCGAGACACCCAAGGTGCATACCCCAAGCCCTGGTTCCATTCGTCAGCAAcaagagatcatcaaagccGCACAAGCCAGAGCACGAGCTCAGGTTAGGAAGAAGCCTAAGTCGCCATCTATGATGTCCAACGAAGACGCCCCTACCGCTTATCGAACACGGAGCATGATCATTGTTTACTATGATAGCTATGTTCAGAGCTTCTTTGACGATCTTGTGAGGTTTGTCTCGTCAAGTCGGAACCTGATGcgcaaagccaagatggccGCAAGAGTTGCccagatcaagaaacttgcGGAGCAAGACGTATCAGAGGATGGAAGTAATGACGACGCTCTCCCTTCACTACGATACATGAGCAGCAGGCGATTCGGCCCTATGTCAATATCTCGACCCGGTGCTGGCGACCAACCACCAGACGTATACGATAAGCTGGATAAGGGCCTCGAATTTGTGCAGAGCATGTGTGAGCACGGTGCTCATCAGTTCCTTCGCGATGGCGACTGCAACGACGAGATCAGCAAAGTACAGAAACGACTGACTGAGGTTctcgagatggccaagacggAAATGGAGCGCGTAGAGCGCGAAGAGCCTGAACTAGCAAAGGAAACAGGCGAGATGGGCAAAGTCCGGACACGGCGGCCCATAAGTATGCGTCGCGACATGGCCGTTGGCTTGAAGGAGAGCAGCCCGACACCTACTAAGGAGGAGAACAAGTTGGAGCCCGCAaagctcgaggctgccgAACCTATTATCCCAGCAGATCCCATGGCACCTATGGCTGTGGATCCAAATATTATGGAAGCCGACGAAGGCATCGATGTCGATATGGAACTTCCCAAACTGCAATATCGATCAACCCGGGCGATGCGCAGTCGTGGACCATAGCGTGGTCACGAGTCGTGTGCCTGGGCCGTCATTCTTGAAACACCAtgacgagaagctcaatTGTTTAAGGTACTTTGCTTCCAGCATCGCTCATGTTACTACTCATTGAGATCATCATTGGCGTCACGGactggggaagaagaaaactTCAAAAAAGGGAGAAAACTCACTGGAATTTGTTTTGGTTACTCTCATCTGCTGGAAAACGGAGGACCGTCTTCCACCTTTCATTTTATACTTATCACGAAGCGTGAGCATTGCGTCCGTATGGATTGGCTTTGTATCGTACCTATACTAGTTGTTGATTGTCACTTTGGAGCTTATCTTATGTCAAAAGAAAGACCATTCATAGCGTCGGGGTTGCTGCATGCTCTAAAGATTTTAAGGGACTTGACTGTATTTCCGATTACTCTTTTCTCGTTTCATAGTTCTATCTAGGTTTATGGCCATGAACAATGGGAATCTCGAAAATGACGTTATACAACTCGCGTTTCCCTCGTTCTCGTAAGAAACCAaagataggtaccttagaTTGGAACTCGACTTTCATTCAAAGGATATCTCAGCTTCTCGCATAAACAGCCCAGATCTCAATCTTTTACGAAGTTCATAAGTTTAGGCAAACTTTAGTGTAGGTCTTAGGTTTACTGAGTTGGCGAAACCTTTATCTTTCATTCGCCCTTTCCAGCGAGTGaatgaagttcaagaaacaTCTCTTGGGACCCTTTAAGTAAACAGGAAGCTGTTAGAAACCCGGTATTCGAGCCCGAAAGGCTTCATGAAGGTCTCTACTACGAACGGACGAAATATGTTCCCAAAGGACCTAACTTGATCGGGGGAAAGGTTGAGAATATACTCTCGCGTTGCAGGCTGATATGCCTGGTGAGGGttccttggcatcatcagcaaGCTCATGGGTTAGCCACTGTGGCCACGGGATTCCAAGAAACGAGCATTCAGCTCTTCTGCGCTGTGCGGTTTACCCCCTAAGACCGAAGTAGGTCCACAGGCGTCGCTGTATAAATTGTACTTCGGCTGATTCATTCTTCCATGGATTGT
Encoded proteins:
- a CDS encoding hypothetical protein (At least one base has a quality score < 10), whose protein sequence is MAMDALKNLVNNVPDWLQRLDDLSGQIDRRQAELAAVAAAEGKSAETKSLRNKGSTESLKPKDDPPVVHAEAPANKDILEDGVGDNTAQTPVKPETPKVHTPSPGSIRQQQEIIKAAQARARAQVRKKPKSPSMMSNEDAPTAYRTRSMIIVYYDSYVQSFFDDLVRFVSSSRNLMRKAKMAARVAQIKKLAEQDVSEDGSNDDALPSLRYMSSRRFGPMSISRPGAGDQPPDVYDKLDKGLEFVQSMCEHGAHQFLRDGDCNDEISKVQKRLTEVLEMAKTEMERVEREEPELAKETGEMGKVRTRRPISMRRDMAVGLKESSPTPTKEENKLEPAKLEAAEPIIPADPMAPMAVDPNIMEADEGIDVDMELPKLQYRSTRAMRSRGP